CGAGCGGATCGCCTCGGCGATGCGGTCTTCACGCGGCCCGATGTGCTCCTCCAGCGGCGGGCTGTAGGGGACGGGGACGTCCAGCGTGCTCACGCGTCGGGGCGGCGCCTTGAGCTTGTCGAAGCCGCTCTCGACCAGTCGCGAGAGGATCTCCGCGGCGACACCGCAGCTCCCGTGCGTCTCGTCGACGATAACCAGGCGACCGGTTTTCTCCAGCGAGGCGAGCAGCGCCGGCAGATCGAAAGGCACCAGCGTGCGCGGGTCGACCACCTCGACGTCGATTTTTTCGGCGGCGAGCCGCTCCGCCACCTTCAGGCAGCGCGTCACCATGTACGATGTCGCAACGATGGTGACGTCGGAGCCGCGGCGCTTCACGTCGGCGACGCCTAACGGAATCGGTCCCTGGTCTTCGGGAACTTCGCCGCGCGTGTCGAGCAGTTGCACGTGATCTACGAAGATCGTCGGATTGTCCGAAGCTACGGCCGCCTTGAGGAGCCCTTTGACATCGCGGGGGGTCGAAGGAAGGACGATCTCCAGTCCAGGGCAGTTCCAGAGCATCGCCTGAGGGCTTGCGGAGTGCTGCGCGGCTCCGCTGCCGCGCAGACCGTGAAACAGGTGAAAAACCACGGGCACTCTGGTTTGACCGCCGGACATGTAGAGAGCGTTGGCCGCTTCGTTGACCACCTGCGGCCACGCCTCGAAAATGAAACTCCCCGTACTGATGTCCACGATCGGCCGCAGGCCCGCCATGGCCGCCCCGATCGCCAGGCCACAGAAGGAAAGCTCCGAAATCGGCGGCGAGTGCATCCGGTCCCCGTACTTTTTCGCCAGCTCCTGAAAAACGTGGCGGTGGGGGCTCAGGCTCAAAAACGTGC
This sequence is a window from Candidatus Zixiibacteriota bacterium. Protein-coding genes within it:
- a CDS encoding transketolase C-terminal domain-containing protein yields the protein MRELAYYEAKFEALHEIMAADRRVHLINGTFLSLSPHRHVFQELAKKYGDRMHSPPISELSFCGLAIGAAMAGLRPIVDISTGSFIFEAWPQVVNEAANALYMSGGQTRVPVVFHLFHGLRGSGAAQHSASPQAMLWNCPGLEIVLPSTPRDVKGLLKAAVASDNPTIFVDHVQLLDTRGEVPEDQGPIPLGVADVKRRGSDVTIVATSYMVTRCLKVAERLAAEKIDVEVVDPRTLVPFDLPALLASLEKTGRLVIVDETHGSCGVAAEILSRLVESGFDKLKAPPRRVSTLDVPVPYSPPLEEHIGPREDRIAEAIRSVLR